In the Salinirubrum litoreum genome, one interval contains:
- the pstB gene encoding phosphate ABC transporter ATP-binding protein PstB, giving the protein MTDRFETHSRADLPAGNGRRDTPIQMTDTPDDRRPTQRVEETPRPTVQPTDNATAEGTGVTGASDRSLADEGTLIEARDLSVYYGDDQALRDVSIEIPENRVTAIIGPSGCGKSTFLRCLNRMNDLIDDVTVEGELLFAGKNVYDDDVDPVVLRRHVGMVFQQPNPFPKSIYENVAYGLRVQGRTDDLDAKVEQALRRAALWDEVNDRLDESGLELSGGQQQRLCIARAIAVDPELLLMDEPASALDPIATAGIEDLIRDLSEEYTVVIVTHNMQQAARVSDYTAVFLTGGELVEFAPTATIFENPDDQRVDDYVSGKFG; this is encoded by the coding sequence ATGACCGACCGATTCGAGACCCACTCCAGAGCCGATCTGCCGGCCGGAAACGGCAGGCGAGACACCCCGATCCAGATGACCGACACACCAGACGACCGACGACCGACCCAACGCGTCGAGGAGACGCCGCGACCGACAGTGCAACCGACCGACAACGCGACCGCCGAGGGGACTGGTGTCACTGGCGCATCCGACCGCTCGCTCGCCGACGAGGGGACCCTGATCGAGGCCCGTGACCTCTCGGTGTACTACGGCGACGACCAGGCGCTCCGGGACGTGAGCATCGAGATCCCCGAGAACCGCGTGACCGCGATCATCGGTCCCTCCGGGTGTGGCAAGTCCACGTTCCTGCGCTGTCTCAACCGGATGAACGACCTGATCGACGACGTGACGGTCGAGGGCGAACTGCTGTTCGCCGGGAAGAACGTCTACGACGACGACGTGGACCCGGTTGTGCTCCGCCGACACGTCGGGATGGTGTTCCAGCAGCCGAACCCGTTCCCGAAGTCGATCTACGAGAACGTCGCCTACGGCCTGCGCGTGCAGGGTCGGACCGACGATCTGGACGCGAAAGTCGAACAGGCGCTCCGCCGGGCCGCGCTGTGGGACGAGGTGAACGACCGACTCGACGAGTCGGGTCTCGAACTCTCCGGCGGCCAGCAACAGCGACTCTGTATCGCCCGCGCCATCGCGGTCGATCCGGAACTTCTCCTCATGGACGAACCCGCGAGCGCGCTCGACCCCATCGCCACCGCCGGCATCGAGGACCTGATCCGGGACCTCTCCGAGGAGTACACCGTCGTCATCGTCACCCACAACATGCAGCAGGCCGCCCGCGTCAGCGACTACACCGCCGTCTTCCTCACCGGCGGGGAACTCGTGGAGTTCGCCCCGACGGCGACGATCTTCGAGAACCCGGACGACCAGCGCGTGGACGACTACGTCTCCGGGAAGTTCGGCTGA
- a CDS encoding GTPBP1 family GTP-binding protein — translation MSADRAVLEDALEHGEEEGGHVEFKERLSREIHLADGRMESLAAQLRHRVLSGDGEATYVVGVTDDGGIAGIPRAEFSESMDVLSLLAEEAGAHIDDVETWPAGDDGLVGVATIREGAMLETDDAHIVVGTAGHVDHGKSTLVGSLVTGQADDGQGGTRSYLDVQPHEVERGLSADLSYGVYGFDDEGPVRMDNPDRKSDRARIVEEADRLVSFVDTVGHEPWLRTTIRGLVGQKLDYGLLVVAADDGPTKTTREHLGILLATELPTVVAITKVDAVSEERALEVEREVEALLRDVGKTPLLVDRHGVETAVEEINESVVPILATSAVTGEGLDDLDRMFETLPKTTDDAGEFRMYVDRSYSVTGVGAVASGTINSGTVEAGDELLLGPMPDGTYRDVEVRSIEMHYHRVDEAKAGRIVGIALKGVSEPEIERGMVLVPRDAAPPAIRSFEAEVMVLNHPTRIGDGYEPVVHLETISEAVVFYPDGGQLLPGDTGRATIEFKFRPYLIEEGQRFVFREGQSKGVGTVREVHEQ, via the coding sequence ATGAGCGCCGACCGGGCGGTGTTAGAAGACGCCCTCGAACACGGCGAGGAGGAGGGCGGTCACGTCGAGTTCAAAGAACGGCTCTCGCGTGAGATCCACCTCGCAGACGGCCGGATGGAGAGCCTCGCGGCGCAACTGCGCCACCGCGTGCTCTCGGGCGACGGCGAGGCGACCTACGTCGTCGGCGTCACCGACGACGGCGGCATCGCGGGCATCCCCCGCGCCGAGTTCTCGGAGTCGATGGACGTCCTCTCGTTACTCGCCGAGGAGGCCGGCGCACACATCGACGACGTGGAGACGTGGCCGGCCGGCGACGACGGACTGGTCGGGGTCGCCACGATCCGGGAGGGCGCGATGCTGGAGACCGACGACGCCCACATCGTGGTCGGCACGGCCGGCCACGTCGACCACGGCAAGTCCACGCTCGTCGGCTCGCTGGTGACCGGGCAGGCCGACGACGGACAGGGCGGCACCCGGAGCTACCTCGACGTACAGCCGCACGAGGTCGAGCGTGGCCTGTCGGCCGACCTCTCGTACGGCGTCTACGGCTTCGACGACGAGGGACCGGTCCGGATGGACAACCCCGACCGGAAGTCCGACCGCGCCCGCATCGTCGAGGAGGCCGACCGACTCGTCTCCTTCGTGGACACCGTCGGTCACGAACCGTGGCTCCGGACGACCATCCGGGGCCTCGTCGGCCAGAAACTCGACTACGGCCTGCTCGTGGTGGCGGCCGACGACGGGCCGACGAAGACCACGCGCGAACATCTCGGTATCCTGCTCGCCACCGAACTCCCGACCGTGGTGGCGATCACGAAGGTCGACGCCGTCAGCGAGGAGCGCGCACTGGAGGTCGAACGGGAGGTCGAGGCACTGCTGCGGGACGTGGGCAAGACACCCCTGCTCGTGGACCGACACGGCGTCGAGACCGCCGTCGAGGAGATCAACGAGTCGGTCGTCCCCATCCTCGCCACCAGTGCGGTGACCGGCGAGGGCCTCGACGACCTCGACCGGATGTTCGAGACGCTCCCGAAGACGACCGACGACGCCGGCGAGTTCCGGATGTACGTCGACCGGAGTTACAGCGTCACGGGCGTCGGCGCGGTCGCCTCGGGGACCATCAACTCGGGGACCGTGGAGGCCGGCGACGAACTCCTATTGGGGCCGATGCCGGACGGCACCTACCGCGACGTCGAAGTCAGGTCCATCGAGATGCACTACCACCGCGTGGACGAGGCGAAGGCCGGGAGAATCGTCGGGATCGCGCTGAAGGGCGTCAGCGAACCGGAGATCGAACGCGGGATGGTGCTGGTCCCGCGTGACGCGGCACCCCCGGCGATCCGGTCGTTCGAGGCCGAGGTGATGGTGTTGAACCACCCGACCCGCATCGGCGACGGCTACGAACCGGTCGTCCACCTGGAGACGATCAGCGAGGCGGTCGTCTTCTACCCCGACGGCGGGCAACTGTTGCCGGGCGACACCGGGCGTGCGACGATCGAGTTCAAGTTCCGCCCGTACCTGATCGAGGAGGGCCAGCGGTTCGTCTTCCGGGAGGGACAGAGCAAGGGTGTCGGCACCGTTCGTGAGGTTCACGAGCAGTAG
- a CDS encoding proteasome assembly chaperone family protein, producing the protein MARINVLADTELSEPTLIEGLPGVGLVGKIAVDHLIEEFDMTHYANVHCEGVPRVVVYQEGESKLAPPIRLYADADHDLLALQSDVPISPQAAREFAECIAGWYDDKSITPLFLSGLPAEKDENPPALTGVASGGAEGRLRDAGIDVPNETGLVSGPTGALLAHAVETERDAMGLIVESDPQFPDPEAARIIITEGIQPLTGIEVPVDDLVDRAEEIRQAKQNLAERMQQADEESSQARPLRMYQ; encoded by the coding sequence ATGGCACGGATCAACGTTCTCGCGGACACGGAACTGTCGGAGCCGACGCTGATCGAAGGACTACCTGGTGTCGGACTGGTCGGTAAGATCGCTGTCGATCACCTGATCGAGGAGTTCGACATGACCCACTACGCCAACGTCCACTGCGAGGGCGTCCCGCGCGTGGTCGTCTACCAGGAGGGCGAGTCGAAACTCGCGCCCCCGATCCGGCTCTACGCCGACGCCGACCACGACCTCCTCGCACTCCAGAGCGACGTGCCCATCTCGCCGCAGGCGGCCCGCGAGTTCGCGGAGTGCATCGCAGGCTGGTACGACGACAAGTCGATCACGCCGCTGTTTCTCAGTGGCCTCCCGGCAGAGAAAGACGAGAACCCGCCCGCGCTGACCGGCGTGGCGTCCGGCGGCGCGGAGGGGCGACTCCGAGACGCCGGGATCGACGTCCCGAACGAGACCGGCCTCGTGTCGGGACCGACCGGCGCGTTGCTGGCTCACGCAGTCGAGACCGAGCGCGACGCGATGGGGCTGATCGTCGAGTCGGACCCGCAGTTCCCCGATCCGGAGGCCGCCCGGATCATCATCACCGAGGGGATTCAGCCACTGACCGGCATCGAGGTGCCGGTGGACGATCTGGTGGATCGCGCCGAGGAGATCAGGCAGGCGAAGCAGAACCTCGCCGAGCGGATGCAACAGGCCGACGAGGAGAGTTCGCAGGCCCGGCCGCTCCGGATGTACCAGTGA
- a CDS encoding ZIP family metal transporter, translating to MGSRSRVGVAAVVTLALLSVLAAGAGQWKLLGISWVAFAAMAVAAPLGARARREHANRLVWGYGLASGAMVTSAAVFLVPQAIGHHTQYGGFGIALGLLLGFASHTVGHRLSHLDLPMDRTVAELSAHALSAGAIIGIVYGNMPELGLTLGLAIVSHKGPAGYAAASRLADKGGDWTVLLLPATGVGLTAILASFVGLPAGGAIRGVVFGFAAGVFLHVAMDFLPRCELGSEVHDVLTVDGDAHALLDRLRVHAVASTGLGGLAVFVAWLALA from the coding sequence ATGGGTAGTCGTTCACGCGTCGGCGTGGCCGCAGTCGTCACGTTGGCGCTCCTCTCCGTGCTCGCGGCCGGTGCCGGTCAGTGGAAACTGCTGGGCATCTCGTGGGTCGCGTTCGCCGCGATGGCGGTCGCGGCACCGCTCGGGGCGCGGGCACGCCGGGAACACGCCAATCGACTCGTCTGGGGCTACGGTCTCGCCAGCGGCGCGATGGTGACGAGCGCCGCCGTCTTCCTCGTCCCGCAGGCCATCGGCCACCACACGCAGTACGGCGGGTTCGGCATCGCGCTCGGACTCCTCCTGGGGTTCGCCTCCCACACGGTCGGCCACCGCCTCTCGCATCTCGATCTGCCGATGGACCGCACCGTCGCAGAGCTGTCGGCCCACGCACTGTCGGCGGGCGCGATCATCGGTATCGTCTACGGGAACATGCCCGAACTGGGGCTGACGCTCGGGCTCGCCATCGTCTCGCACAAGGGACCGGCGGGCTACGCCGCCGCGAGCCGACTCGCCGACAAGGGTGGCGACTGGACCGTCCTGCTCCTCCCGGCGACCGGCGTCGGCTTGACGGCCATCCTCGCCAGTTTCGTCGGCCTCCCGGCCGGTGGCGCGATCAGAGGCGTCGTCTTCGGCTTCGCGGCCGGGGTCTTCCTCCACGTGGCGATGGACTTCCTCCCCCGGTGTGAACTCGGGAGCGAGGTCCACGACGTGTTGACGGTGGACGGTGACGCGCACGCGCTCTTAGACCGTCTGCGCGTCCACGCGGTCGCCAGCACCGGCCTCGGTGGTCTCGCGGTGTTCGTCGCGTGGCTCGCGCTCGCGTGA
- the pstA gene encoding phosphate ABC transporter permease PstA, whose translation MATRTSPADETETGTGTVRSGADWQAGEHVRRWPGRLFAALTAGATALGLALLGVLLLLVTLDAFAVFRPEPAWLDFGFLTSAPSRFPDRAGIYPALLGSIYMALLLSVLTFPIGVGAAIYLEEYARESRLTRLIQLNIANLAGVPSVVYGILGLALFVRTLSLPNGSLLVGAATVGLLVLPIVVISAQEAIRAVPDSLRQASYGMGATRWQTVRRVVLPQAFPGILTGTILALGRAIGETAPLIMIGAPATLFLAPSGVLEKFSAMPRQIFAWSDAPQPEFQYGVVAAGVVVLVSVLLVMNATAIYLRYRTQR comes from the coding sequence ATGGCGACCCGGACGTCGCCCGCAGACGAGACCGAGACTGGCACTGGGACTGTCAGATCGGGTGCCGACTGGCAGGCCGGCGAACACGTCCGGCGGTGGCCGGGCAGACTCTTCGCGGCACTGACCGCCGGGGCGACCGCGCTCGGGTTGGCACTCCTCGGGGTCCTGCTCCTGCTCGTGACGCTCGACGCGTTCGCCGTCTTCCGCCCGGAGCCGGCGTGGCTCGACTTCGGGTTCCTGACGAGCGCCCCCTCGCGGTTCCCCGACCGAGCCGGTATCTACCCGGCCCTGCTCGGGTCGATCTACATGGCGCTGCTGCTGTCGGTGTTGACCTTCCCGATCGGCGTCGGCGCGGCGATCTACCTGGAGGAGTACGCCCGCGAGAGCCGCCTGACACGACTGATCCAGTTGAACATCGCCAACCTCGCCGGCGTGCCCTCGGTGGTCTACGGCATCCTCGGGTTGGCGCTGTTCGTCCGGACGCTCTCGCTCCCGAACGGCTCACTGCTCGTCGGGGCGGCGACGGTCGGCCTCCTCGTCCTGCCGATCGTCGTCATCTCGGCACAGGAGGCGATCCGGGCCGTACCGGACTCGCTCCGGCAGGCCTCCTACGGCATGGGGGCGACACGCTGGCAGACGGTTCGACGAGTCGTGCTCCCGCAGGCGTTCCCCGGTATCCTGACCGGGACGATCCTCGCACTCGGCCGGGCGATCGGCGAGACCGCGCCACTGATCATGATCGGCGCGCCCGCGACGCTGTTCCTCGCGCCCTCGGGCGTGCTGGAGAAGTTCAGCGCGATGCCCCGACAGATCTTCGCGTGGTCCGACGCGCCGCAACCGGAGTTCCAGTACGGCGTCGTCGCGGCCGGCGTCGTCGTCCTCGTGAGCGTCCTGCTCGTGATGAACGCGACCGCTATCTACCTCCGCTACCGTACCCAACGATGA
- a CDS encoding HAD family hydrolase — protein sequence MTDSTPHLRIDGPVEAVLFDLDDTLVTYRRSPGEVLELAFAEAGYEQFFPVESYYARFDEYLQQTETLDDLRRACFADIAESVGRSPGDGVAVAEAFDRLRDPTNVEALPGAREVLVELAEDYRLGLVTNGSPSAQEPKLAGAGISDAFDARVFAGHDTPPKPDREPFERAVSALGVDPERAVMVGDSLSADVAGAQAVGIGAVYLAPDVERTDTTGDEQSVDPDHRIAALSDLRHLLR from the coding sequence GTGACCGACAGCACACCCCACCTGCGAATCGACGGCCCTGTCGAGGCAGTCCTCTTCGATCTGGACGACACACTCGTTACCTACCGGCGGTCGCCGGGCGAGGTCCTCGAACTCGCGTTCGCCGAGGCCGGCTACGAGCAGTTCTTTCCGGTCGAGTCGTACTACGCCCGGTTCGACGAGTACCTCCAGCAGACCGAGACGCTGGACGACCTCCGGCGGGCCTGCTTCGCCGACATCGCCGAGTCGGTCGGGCGGTCGCCGGGCGACGGGGTGGCGGTCGCCGAGGCGTTCGACCGTCTGCGCGATCCGACGAACGTCGAGGCGCTCCCGGGTGCGCGGGAGGTACTCGTAGAACTCGCCGAGGACTACCGACTCGGACTCGTGACGAACGGCTCCCCCTCGGCGCAGGAGCCGAAGTTGGCGGGAGCCGGCATCAGCGACGCCTTCGACGCGCGTGTCTTCGCCGGTCACGACACCCCGCCGAAACCCGACCGGGAACCGTTCGAGAGGGCTGTCTCGGCGCTGGGCGTCGACCCCGAGCGAGCCGTGATGGTCGGCGACTCGCTCTCTGCCGACGTGGCCGGCGCGCAGGCGGTCGGAATCGGGGCGGTGTATCTCGCGCCGGACGTAGAGCGAACTGACACGACGGGCGACGAGCAGTCGGTCGATCCCGACCACCGAATCGCCGCGCTCTCTGACCTGCGCCACCTGCTTCGATAG
- the mch gene encoding methenyltetrahydromethanopterin cyclohydrolase: MESLNRMAIELVDEALDFAEELRIRAFELDSGATVIDFGVDALGGVEAGLLLAEIQTAGLATVQTTMGEVAGTPRQYVELTTDHPDLALLCSQKAGWELGVGNYAGLGSGPARALVGQESEFEAVGFYDEFDMTVLAVESEELPHDPVAEHVADLAEVDQGSVFLPAFATGSTVGSVTMAARAAELAVFRLFELGYDPRNVVSAHGSAPVAPVAYDEATAMGRTNDAIAYGGEVHLRVTDDEPDSFAEVPSSATEQYGQPFEQVFEDADWDFYEVDESVFAPARVTIDVLGGPTYVHGETNEALLAESFDL, translated from the coding sequence ATGGAGAGTCTCAACCGGATGGCGATCGAGTTGGTGGACGAGGCCCTCGACTTCGCCGAGGAACTGCGGATTCGGGCCTTCGAACTCGACTCGGGCGCTACGGTCATCGACTTCGGTGTCGACGCACTCGGCGGCGTCGAGGCCGGCTTGCTACTCGCCGAGATCCAGACCGCCGGGCTGGCGACCGTCCAGACGACGATGGGCGAGGTCGCCGGCACCCCCCGGCAGTACGTCGAACTGACGACCGACCACCCCGACCTAGCCCTGCTCTGCTCGCAGAAGGCCGGCTGGGAACTGGGCGTCGGCAACTACGCCGGACTCGGCTCCGGCCCGGCCCGCGCGCTGGTCGGCCAGGAGTCGGAGTTCGAGGCGGTCGGCTTCTACGACGAGTTCGACATGACCGTCCTCGCCGTCGAGAGCGAGGAACTCCCGCACGACCCGGTCGCCGAACACGTCGCCGACCTCGCGGAAGTCGATCAGGGGAGCGTCTTCCTACCTGCCTTCGCCACCGGGTCGACGGTCGGGAGCGTGACGATGGCCGCCCGCGCCGCCGAACTCGCCGTCTTCCGCCTGTTCGAACTCGGCTACGACCCGCGGAACGTCGTCTCGGCACACGGCTCCGCGCCGGTCGCGCCGGTCGCGTACGACGAGGCGACCGCGATGGGCCGGACGAACGACGCCATCGCCTACGGTGGCGAGGTCCACCTGCGCGTCACCGACGACGAACCGGACAGCTTCGCCGAGGTGCCCTCCTCGGCGACCGAGCAGTACGGCCAGCCCTTCGAGCAGGTGTTCGAGGACGCCGACTGGGACTTCTACGAAGTGGACGAATCTGTCTTCGCCCCGGCCCGCGTGACCATCGACGTGCTGGGTGGGCCGACCTACGTCCACGGCGAGACGAACGAGGCCCTGCTGGCCGAGTCGTTCGACTTGTAA
- a CDS encoding PstS family phosphate ABC transporter substrate-binding protein, with translation MTKTRLRQPSEPTGEQGSFHTATDHRLSRRTFVAGAGLVGATALAGCLGTDTADAGSLSGEVAIAGSSTVFPVSVAVAEEFRAEYPDVQVSVDSTGTGGGFGNFFCEGLTQINDASRPIQPEEEQQCADNGVTPLEFQVAIDALTVVVNAEADWVDCMTVDELRRVWEPNGAERWSDIRPEWPDEEFELYGAAPTSGTFDYLTEAIVGEEDSHREDYQATEQDNTIVTGVAGSRYAMGYFGYAYFVGNDDANIKAISVDDGAGCVAPSLETAKAGEYSPLSRPLFIYVSQESLSRLEVQEFVRFYLESSGTSLISDVGYVPMPEEDVQANLDRFESIVAQVE, from the coding sequence ATGACGAAGACTCGTCTCCGACAACCGTCCGAACCGACCGGTGAACAGGGATCGTTCCACACCGCGACCGATCACCGGCTCTCCCGGCGGACGTTCGTCGCGGGGGCGGGACTCGTCGGTGCGACCGCGCTCGCTGGCTGTCTCGGCACCGACACCGCCGACGCCGGCAGTCTCTCCGGTGAGGTCGCGATCGCCGGCAGTTCGACCGTCTTCCCGGTCTCGGTCGCGGTCGCCGAGGAGTTCCGGGCCGAGTACCCCGACGTGCAGGTCAGCGTGGACTCGACGGGCACCGGCGGCGGCTTCGGGAACTTCTTCTGTGAAGGCCTGACGCAGATCAACGACGCCAGTCGCCCGATCCAACCCGAGGAGGAACAGCAGTGTGCGGACAACGGCGTGACACCGCTTGAGTTCCAAGTCGCCATCGACGCGCTGACGGTCGTCGTCAACGCCGAGGCCGACTGGGTGGACTGCATGACCGTCGACGAACTCCGCCGCGTCTGGGAGCCGAACGGAGCCGAGCGCTGGAGCGACATCCGGCCCGAGTGGCCCGACGAGGAGTTCGAGTTGTACGGCGCGGCCCCGACCTCCGGCACGTTCGACTACCTCACGGAGGCAATCGTCGGCGAGGAGGACTCACACCGCGAGGACTACCAGGCGACCGAACAGGACAACACCATCGTCACCGGCGTCGCCGGCTCCCGGTACGCGATGGGCTACTTCGGGTACGCCTACTTCGTCGGGAACGATGACGCGAACATCAAGGCCATTTCGGTCGACGACGGCGCGGGCTGTGTCGCACCCTCGCTGGAGACGGCGAAGGCCGGCGAGTACAGCCCGCTCTCTCGGCCCCTGTTCATCTACGTCTCACAGGAGTCGCTCTCGCGGCTCGAGGTACAGGAGTTCGTCCGGTTCTACCTCGAATCGTCCGGCACGAGTCTGATCAGTGACGTGGGCTACGTCCCGATGCCCGAGGAAGACGTGCAGGCGAATCTGGATCGGTTCGAGTCCATCGTCGCCCAGGTAGAATGA
- a CDS encoding vWA domain-containing protein has translation MTHEPYTVSRRSVLAGLGTIGIASAGAGLGTTAFFSDDEQVSASLEAGRLDLKLDYRATYVPGNRATPFDSVGVIPDTDLDGDGSDDRYLLAQVPDLRYDSGELAGRPLSEQDWGDAVKPLGCDDASFVDGEEGVMFALDDVKPKDEGEFTISLHHCDNPAYLWLRGEATAEDENVAYEPELTAGDDEGAVGELADYLYVEAFYDTDCDNRKDPDRAVDIALAIDVSGSMLYPQHGGLVADPDGDTPNNRPDALRTGTADARYTDDTYKIDLVEDAASDFAQRVFATTLDAQLGVVFFGTADSADDFVPGDSSTSRPAVRSSALSDDASAVGTTLSDLRYEVAGPGRTGTDLPVGIATAQSLLDAGRADAEKVMIVLGDGGQDGTSGAVGEADAAKAAGTRVVTIAFGANANEGLLRRLASEPKEENFYDVRADLDALEAAVGDAFTSIVLDLVGDVRFFRGSLSAFLAVVGSGVPFDPVGVLDPEADGPVCVDPGTNCIAVDWYLPCLPEEFATLVSDADVPDADEDGVVTLADELAAKGLPFETDDSINVVQTDSVAFRMAFAAVQCRHNMDNANPFVQAA, from the coding sequence ATGACACACGAACCGTACACCGTCTCACGCCGGTCGGTCCTCGCGGGCCTCGGCACCATCGGTATCGCCTCCGCCGGGGCCGGTCTCGGCACGACCGCCTTCTTCAGCGACGACGAACAGGTCTCCGCCTCCCTCGAAGCGGGCCGGCTCGACCTCAAACTCGACTACCGCGCGACCTACGTCCCCGGCAACCGCGCCACGCCCTTCGACTCCGTCGGCGTGATCCCCGACACCGACCTCGACGGCGACGGGAGCGACGACCGGTACCTCCTCGCGCAGGTGCCGGACCTGCGGTACGACTCCGGCGAACTGGCTGGCAGACCCCTCTCCGAGCAGGACTGGGGCGACGCGGTCAAGCCACTCGGCTGTGACGACGCGAGCTTCGTCGACGGCGAGGAGGGCGTGATGTTCGCACTCGACGACGTGAAGCCGAAGGACGAGGGCGAGTTCACGATCAGCCTCCACCACTGCGACAACCCCGCGTACCTCTGGCTCCGCGGCGAAGCGACCGCCGAGGACGAGAACGTCGCCTACGAACCCGAGCTCACGGCCGGCGACGACGAGGGCGCGGTCGGCGAACTCGCCGACTACCTCTACGTCGAGGCGTTCTACGACACCGACTGCGACAACCGGAAGGACCCCGACCGCGCGGTCGACATCGCACTCGCTATCGACGTGTCCGGCTCGATGCTCTACCCGCAACACGGCGGTCTCGTCGCCGACCCGGACGGCGACACGCCCAACAACCGCCCGGACGCGCTCCGGACCGGCACGGCAGACGCTCGCTACACCGACGACACCTACAAGATCGACCTCGTGGAAGACGCCGCCAGCGACTTCGCCCAGCGCGTCTTCGCTACGACACTCGACGCACAGCTCGGCGTGGTCTTCTTCGGGACCGCCGACAGCGCGGACGACTTCGTGCCGGGCGATTCGAGTACCAGCAGACCTGCAGTGCGCTCCAGCGCGCTCTCGGACGACGCGAGTGCGGTGGGCACGACGCTCTCGGACCTCCGGTACGAGGTCGCCGGACCGGGTCGAACTGGCACCGACCTCCCGGTCGGCATCGCCACGGCCCAGTCCCTGCTCGACGCGGGCCGGGCAGACGCCGAGAAGGTCATGATCGTCCTCGGCGACGGTGGCCAGGACGGCACCAGCGGCGCGGTCGGTGAAGCCGACGCCGCGAAGGCCGCCGGCACGCGCGTCGTCACCATCGCGTTCGGTGCGAACGCGAACGAGGGTCTCCTGCGCAGACTCGCCAGCGAACCGAAGGAGGAGAACTTCTACGACGTGCGGGCCGATCTGGACGCGCTCGAAGCCGCGGTCGGCGACGCCTTCACGAGCATCGTGCTCGATCTGGTCGGCGACGTGCGCTTCTTCCGTGGGTCGCTGTCGGCGTTCCTCGCCGTGGTCGGGTCGGGTGTCCCGTTCGACCCGGTCGGCGTGCTCGATCCCGAGGCGGACGGGCCGGTCTGTGTCGATCCGGGCACGAACTGCATCGCGGTGGACTGGTACCTGCCGTGCCTCCCGGAGGAGTTCGCCACGCTGGTCTCCGACGCCGACGTCCCGGACGCCGACGAGGACGGTGTGGTGACGCTGGCCGACGAACTGGCCGCGAAGGGCCTCCCCTTCGAGACCGACGACTCGATCAACGTCGTCCAGACCGACAGCGTCGCGTTCCGGATGGCCTTCGCGGCGGTCCAGTGCCGGCACAACATGGACAACGCGAACCCCTTCGTGCAGGCCGCCTGA
- the pstC gene encoding phosphate ABC transporter permease subunit PstC has product MSTRTPPDLTAGNAGRQTRERAVGAVFLACAALTVATTLTIVLALVGDALVFFGEISPIDFFTGTTWSPNLLVDGEFRYGVLPLISGTLTIMLGSALVALPLGLGAAIYLSEYASSRTRGALKPALEVLAGIPTVVYGYFALVYITPTVKELLPLSTFNAVSAAVVVGVMIVPMVSSISEDAMNAVPDSLREASLGLGATKFRTTVSVVVPAAASGIVSSFILALSRAIGETMAVTIAAGQNPRLIAPGNLDAVFGPIETMTAAIVNLGLSDNTANSVQYRSLFAIGLTLFAVTLAMNVISQYVARHYREVYQ; this is encoded by the coding sequence ATGAGCACGCGGACGCCGCCGGACCTGACCGCCGGGAACGCCGGGCGACAGACCAGAGAGCGGGCGGTCGGCGCGGTCTTTCTCGCGTGTGCGGCCCTGACGGTGGCGACGACGCTCACTATCGTCCTCGCGCTGGTCGGTGACGCACTCGTCTTCTTCGGCGAGATATCGCCGATCGACTTCTTCACGGGGACGACGTGGAGTCCGAACCTGCTCGTGGACGGCGAGTTCCGGTACGGCGTCCTCCCGCTTATCTCCGGCACCCTCACGATCATGCTCGGGTCCGCGCTCGTCGCACTCCCGCTCGGTCTCGGCGCGGCCATCTACCTCAGCGAGTACGCCAGTTCGCGGACACGGGGCGCGCTGAAGCCCGCATTGGAGGTGCTGGCCGGCATCCCGACCGTCGTCTACGGTTACTTCGCGCTGGTGTACATCACCCCCACGGTGAAGGAACTCCTCCCGCTGAGTACGTTCAACGCGGTCAGCGCGGCGGTCGTCGTCGGCGTGATGATCGTTCCGATGGTCTCCTCGATCAGCGAGGACGCGATGAACGCGGTCCCGGACTCGCTGCGTGAGGCCTCGCTCGGTCTCGGTGCGACGAAGTTCCGGACGACCGTCTCGGTGGTCGTTCCGGCGGCCGCCTCCGGCATCGTCTCGTCGTTCATCCTCGCGCTCTCGCGGGCCATCGGCGAGACGATGGCGGTGACGATCGCGGCCGGCCAGAACCCCCGGCTGATCGCACCCGGCAACCTCGACGCCGTCTTCGGGCCGATCGAGACGATGACGGCCGCGATCGTCAACCTCGGTCTGAGCGACAACACCGCGAACAGCGTCCAGTACCGGAGTCTGTTCGCCATCGGCCTGACGCTCTTCGCGGTCACGCTGGCGATGAACGTGATCAGCCAGTACGTCGCCCGACACTACCGGGAGGTGTACCAGTGA